One stretch of Armigeres subalbatus isolate Guangzhou_Male chromosome 2, GZ_Asu_2, whole genome shotgun sequence DNA includes these proteins:
- the LOC134213976 gene encoding uncharacterized protein LOC134213976: MTTKSDRKRYTVKLRQYGSNEYDNFIDSLEDYAAFSEYADYADNYNIRGIQKPYKKPMKNYQPVYIRPKPAPIIRKMHHLPVNQRIVSVRYSFSDLLKNFLLTLITLGIPVAAFPFLVLAVKVLCGVKLLVIANVIVFGLLAAKYKYHHHNWSPSSGSSLLAITQPITTVVNTPVQQQQQQNWGYTYPWWPFYNSSCIFCYPYYNNSDQNDDTELTANSKHTRSNVNLINLLRHEKNVNES; the protein is encoded by the exons ATGACAACGAAAAGTGATAGAAAACGATATACCGTGAAATTAAGACAATACGGTTCCAATGAATATGACAATTTTATTGATTCTCTGGAAGATTACGCAGCTTTTAGTGAATATGCTGACTATGCCGACAACTATAATATAAGAGGGATTCAGAAACCTTA CAAGAAGCCCATGAAGAATTATCAACCGGTATACATTCGACCCAAACCAGCTCCCATTATTCGAAAAATGCATCATTTACCCGTGAATCAAAGAATTGTAAGCGTACGTTACAGCTTCTCTGAccttttgaaaaactttttgcTCACTCTGATAACACTGGGGATACCAGTCGCTGCGTTTCCGTTCCTGGTATTGGCAGTGAAGGTGCTGTGTGGCGTGAAGCTATTGGTAATTGCCAACGTAATCGTCTTTGGTCTCCTAGCTGCAAAGTATAAATATCACCACCACAATTGGTCACCATCATCTGGATCCAGCCTTTTAGCAATCACCCAGCCGATAACAACTGTAGTCAACACTCCTGtgcagcaacaacagcaacagaaTTGGGGCTACACGTATCCTTGGTGGCCATTCTATAATAGTAGTTGCATTTTTTGCTATCCTTATTATAATAACAGCGACCAGAATGATGATACTGAGTTAACTGCAAACTCCAAACATACTCGAAGTAACGTCAATCTAATAAATCTTTTAAGGCACGAAAAGAATGTGAACGAGAGTTGA